The nucleotide sequence cacacgcgcccgtccatgtgcgcccaaattgacgggcactcAGCCAATGAAAGCATGCCCGTCtttgtgctttcattggctggagcgcccaaattgacgggcgctcaggccaatgaaagtacgcttcgctccgctcgcgccgtgactggagagggcacagaacagtgggctctcacctgacttcacaatttgatgagggccgagccaggagaaccgggacctgcgtgggggggggggaacgctgcaagccgctttcgccgccggctcccccctccagagggcggcagagaagggaaggggctgaaaagcacagaacagtgggctctcacctgacttcacaatttgatgagggccgagccaggagaactgggacctgcgcgggggggaccatTGCGAGCCGTTTTCGCTgccagctgccccctccggagggtggcagagaagggaaggggctgaaaagcaacaaaaggtaagctggcacatgtcgagccacttcgggaggagggggattttcggtttttaggttttcatgggttaaagttgggatccacttcctggtgcctgtcatttcaaatgtcatttgaaatgacagataccagcgcacccaggatactgtataagcgctgtattaagcgcctatacagtaaaacgggttgcgcgggcctaacgcttcgcagacgcggcttgcatttgcaagcaatttaaatagagtatcaagcggtatgtgatcagaactgtgcgtgcggcaaacgagggtgtgctcggcactgccgcactctttctaacgcggccttactgtatcgacccgatgGAGAGAAAAAACAGACAAGGTGAAATGAACCCAGAAATTCTGATGAAAAAGAGGAGCTGTTTGGCATCACTAAAGAGGGAGAAACAAGAGGAAGAACATGTCTTTGACTGAGAAATGGACACTGAAAAAGAAGTAAAACTTAAGGAAATGTTGAAAAGGATTAAATAGTATTGGATGGAACAAGCAGCAAGTGAGCAGGTCTGATTGTGTTCAATGTAATTTTTTTCTGACGAGTGTGTCGTAATCGTTTTAAGGGGGGCAGCTGAGCAGAAAAACCCTTGCATGCCTTGAAAAACCTTTTGGACTTTTCTGGAATGTGGTGCTTATTGGTGCTAGATGTAGTCATCCATGTGACTGCATTACCTTGCTAATCCTTGCAGATTTCTAGCAACCACCTAATCTAGAGAGCATTAACTGGAAATTGCTTCAATCTCTCAGCCACAAAAAGTTATTGAAGTATGTGACATAGAAAGACATTTTGGGGGAATTATTCAAGGGCAAACATGCTGCCTTCCTGATGAACAGGGAGAATaggccttcaagaaaaaactattaaaaaaaaacaaaacattaaaaataactaCCCTAAACATTCCGTATTTTATTCATTACACTCTCAGTGACAAACTCATTTATATttcactagccgttaagcccgtaacaacgggctacattaaaaaaaatttttcggtccatttccttccccctccccctccccctcattctcccctcccacctccccctccccccctcattctcccttccacttccccctccgacctctattctccctcccactccttctcacctcactctctcctccctccccctcccctcagtcactcccctcctctcccagctcattcacaacccctttggATGGCGCGCACGCGCCGCCGTCGCTACTGGTCCTCCCAGCACCATTTTTGTCAACAGGCAaactggccgacgtgctcgcccgcccatgcgcggtagagctgctctctactgcgcatttacgggccgttggtcagagcccatttataaggtagattctgCCCAATTTTACCCCTCTCGTTATACAATGTGAGCTATGCAGCACATAAATATTAGTACTAAAAAAAATAGAATGCACACAAATTAAAATGTCAAACCTCTAACCTATAAGAATAACTGGAACTTCGTGATCGACTCCTTGATGGACTGGATGACGGCGTTCTTGTCCTTGATTTTGTTCTGTCCCTGGACTTTGATTTGGATTTACTCCGTGATCTGCTTagactcctggaccgactttTACCATCTCTACTGGGGGATTGTTCTTCACTTGAACTCTCTTGGTTCCTTGGCCTCTGATTTAACCGTGCTGTCTTTCTAACCTCATCAAATAGAGATCCTGGTCTGACTTTATTTTTGCTCTTTATTTCTATTCTTAGACCTTGAGGCTTAACCTCTGGTTCTACTGTAGAATTCAGTACTTCCAGAAGGCTGACACTAGTGTTTATTTGCAGGCTACTTGCAGCCTGTACAGGTTTCCACTTATTATCCACAGTAAGACTTTGTGCAACTTCAGGTTTTTCAGTGTTGACATTTTCCTCAATAGCAGGAAAATCTGATGAGTTACTGTCATCTATTTCTACATTCTCTTCTTTGGCACCTGCTGTTTCATTCCCAATATTTCCATGATTTACAAGTCCTCCAATAAGCTGGTTAGTTTGTAAATATTGAGTCTCAGTTTTACCACTGTTAGTGTTAAATTTTGTGCCTACTGGAGATAAACCTTCCGCAGTGACTGCTGCATTTGAGGTCTGATCAAAGTTAGTAATGTTATCCATCTGCGTTTCATCTTCAGATTCAACTTGACTGATTTTAATCTTTTTGGAAGCAAAGCTGTTTTCTTCTACTACATCAAGATTTTGTTTTGGACTTAAGGTACTAAATGAATACTTTTGTTTAGTGATTTCTTTATTAAGAGGAGTATGATCTGGTGAATGGTCATACACAGCATACCTCTTTACCTGCCTAGTACCTTCAGAAGACTTTTCAGTTTTGTCACAAACATcacattgtttttcattttctttgtcaATCTGTAGAGCTGTTTTTTCAAGAACCatgtcatcttcctcctcctctccaaatTCCAGAGGAGGCTGCCAATGAAATGCTGGCTTCCTTTTCTGACCTTTATGCTTTTTATCATTTGTctcttttgatttgtttttcactCTCTTTACCTTCCCGATGTTACCTTTTTGGGatagttttttgtgttttttggacTTTCTTCTGTTATTTTCTGAGCTTGATTGTGAACTCTCTGAGTCAGAGGATTGTTGCTTACTCAATTTCTGAGGATTACTATCAGAAACAAATGACGGTACAATATCAGAAGactcagatattgtttttgacctACTTTTAGAGTCACTGACTGGTGTATCAGATTCGGAAGTAGCTTCACCTTCTTCTTTGTCAGACATTTCCCTGTAGgatgtattttctttttgtgaATATGATGGAGATTCCAATTTGCTAAAGGCATTACTACTTGCATTCATGTTTTCATCATTTCTGCATTTTTCAGAGACCACATCCTTTACAGAAGTTTCTTTATTGGAATGTTCATACTCTTCATTATTTTCCAGTCTCGATTTCTGTTCTTCTCCATTATTATTCAGTTTACattgatcctgttcctggtcagAGTTTAAACTCTTAACAACTTCCAAGACTGTTAGTAACTTCCTCTCTATTTCACTATCAGTGGATGAACCTGAAGTTGATACACTTTTATTTGGTTTTGGACTTTGATAAAACCTATTGTTTTGAGGTCTATCAAGGTCACTTTCAGAGCTGCTTTTCTTGTTCCTGGAATCAAAGTTTTTCTCACTAGAAGTTGATCTTTTTCTAGGACTTCTGTTTTTACAGTAAGAATCATAAGATGAGGATCTATTATAAGATGAAGAGTCACTGTGGCATTTGCTTTGGGATCTTGAACTTCTTGACCTACTATAAGATCTAGTATAAGATCTACTTCTGGAAGATCTACTTTTTGATCTGCGACGACGACCTGAGCTTCTGTCACTTCGATATTTTGATGAGTCACTTTGTTCACTATCTGAACTCCTTTCATGCTTATGATAGGAAGCAACACTGGCCTCTCTAGTTTTTATTAAGGCATAATTACCAATTTGAGCTGGCATTAAATGTGATGTCTTAACATTCATTTCCTGAATGCGTTCATAGGATGGCTTCCAAGGTTTTTGTCCAGGTTTCCATCTTGAAGGTGGAGGACTATCACTTAAAGGCATCACAGGAATGCTTTCAGTTAGAACAGGAGGCACTAACAATTTGTCCTTTGCTTGAGAAATTGGTATTACAGGCTCTGGTTTGTTAGGTTTACTTTTGAATGCATGAACTATGACTTTCTTTGGTGATCCTGACACTGTCCTCCGATCCCTAGACTTAGAGCTTGAACTAGACACTGATCTAGAGCCAGAATATGAAGTAGACCTAGATTTTGATCTAGACCTTTTTGATCTAGACTTAGATCTTGACCTTCCTCGAGAACGTGATGAAGATTTAGAAACTGTCCTAGACCTTGAACTTTCTCTTGAATAAGATCTTGATCTGGATATAGATCTAGAGTATGATTGTGATTCTCTGCTTGATGAAGAGTAGTGGCCTTTTTCAGACTTAGACCAATCTCTTTTAGATGAATGCCTTGAAGATACTGAAGAACAagatctcttttctttttcataggAAGACTTTGTCCTCCTGCTTGAAGAGCAAGATGACTCTGCTTCAGGCAATGGTGATGCTTCTTTTTTAGTTAGTTTGTGCTTCtttgaatgtttctgttttttggatttctttttatgcttcagcttttttttgtcttttctgtgTTTCTTCATATGGGACACTCTCTCTCTGCTACGATCAGAATAGTAGCCATCATGGGACCAAGATCTTGATCTTTGAGACAAACTTCTTTCATCCCATCGGCTTAAGTAGGTATCATTCAACCTAAAAAAGTCAGAAATTTTAGTTTAAACAATGGTCAAGTAAATAGCATTATAAATTAGATTCAATTTGGCAAATTCAGTATTTATATTAGATAACAGATTAAATATTCTCCATACAGTAATATAAATAGGAACAGAACTTTCTTTTAAATCTGAGTTGATGATCTTACTTGTCCCCTTTACTCCATTTTTCTCCACTGGGAGACCTGTAAGCTCTTAATCTCTGCATTTCTTCTTTCCAGTGTGGAGGAGTTTCACTGCTTTCATCATCTTTAGATTCTGAACAAGACCGTGATCGTGGTGGTGTGTGGTATCGCTATAAACATAAGTAAAGGAAGGGTTAAAGCTGGCCAACCAACAATTAGCAAAAATATCTTCAATTTGCGCTTCATGTAAAAACtgtataaaaaaaagtattcaaactTGGTATATTTGCATACTATTAAAGTTTTTTTGCAAACTTAAATTTTACAAAGTATGTCAGATTAACACTGGAAATGGAAAATTTCCCTTGTCAACACATCTAGTAAAGCATAGAAAGCATTAGCACAAGCTATTCCACCAATGTGCCAAGCAGGAGTACTTAATCACTGGGTGCTACTAACCGATTTCATACAGGTAGTCTGAATTTGTAAAATAACCAGACTACAGCACTTTCCAAACATACAATATCTACATCCTTAAAAGGTATACAGTGAACTGACAGGCAATACTAAACCTACATCCTCTGAATAACACTGCTGATAACACTAAACAACTATCAAATGCTTCAAAGCATTCCTGTACTCTGGGAATACAAAAAGCTATCCACCATTAATAAGAGACATtattccaatttttaaaaggctTCATTGGTTgtccaatttaaaatttaatttaaaattctgaCTCTAGCTTACAAAGCAGTGAACAATCTGGGTGCCACCCCccgcacacacttttttttttttttttgactagcCAGCTCTTCTGTTATATTCTTGGTAGGGTGCTGAACAACTCAGGAAGGtctttttcagtttttccctACTTTCTGAAACTAGTCTCAAGGCAATTTGGAAAAGAGTGTTTTTCACACTGCACCTTATCTGTGGAATGAGTTTTTAAAGGAAGAATGTTTTTGCTAATAGTGTTCTAAAATTTAAGAATTAAGACCCTGCGATGAGACCTGAGGGAGCAGGGCACAATAGGGGCGGAGAGGCTTTAGAAAATCTGCGGGTAttttaggaaggaaggaaggggttaAGTTTCAGGATGGGTAGGATATGAGGtggagattgggggaggggggggggggagtcagaaaGCACGGGACTGGCCAAGGTGGGAATTCAAAAGGGAGCCGGCAAGCAGGTGCTCTCTTTTTCACCTCTGCTTACTGGGTCATTCGGCATTTTTCAACTTACCCTCCTGAATTCTTCTTGGCTTGCTTTTGCTGCTGGTCAGAGATTTATCGGAAGACAATATGGGCACAGCATTGCAGCGTTCCCCTAATTGCTGTTACATTTTTTCCATGCGGATTTGGCAGAGTCAAGTCAAGCGCAAGACAAGGGAATCAGTAGCAGCGCAGCAGGCAACACTATTGGCAGTCCGGTGAGAAATCATTGCGAGGTAGGGATGgttcaaaaaataattatatattaaGTAGTAGGATGGAGAAGTCATTCTGTAGAGCACAGTTGTCCCGGCAGCATTTATACCGCAGGAGAAGAGGGAGCAGTCAGGTTTCAAGGAGGGCACTATGATGACTTGACCAGGGGGGCTGCTGAAGAGCGGCTGCTGCAGGTCGGGTGTCACTCGGAGTGGGTCGGGCTGACAGGGTCATGCAGCCATGTGGGACAGCACCCCTGGAACTGAACAGGTTGCAGAAGGTATGCTGCGATGTAGCTGGACCCAGCGGCCCTTGCTCCGTGGGGTGTGGTTCAAATCGCTGCGGCAAGAATCCGTGGTAGCCTAATGGTTCGGGTAGTTTTGGGTTCGCAGAGCAACGCTGGAACGAGAGAGGTCTTAAATGTGGAGGGTAAGCCTGGCTCCTGGTTTGGGTCATCAAGATTTTACGGTGGCCATCTGTGCTTTGGGCAGGACAGCAAGGGAATGGCCATTCTGAAAGAGGGCAATTTGCCCCACTGTGGCCATCTTAAAACTGGGCATGTTACAGGCTACAGCGGCCATTTTTGTAAAGGGTAGCAGGAGATGCTGGCAGACAAGTTTGGTAAATGATACTGTTTCTTTGACATGGTAGTTATTATTTTGGGTTCAACAGATGTTTCAGTATAGACTGCTGCTGGACAGGCTGGTAGCCGTGCTCAGGGACAGGTGCTCTTGCATGGTACGGGctgtttttgctgggggggggatgggtgttGGGCCTCAAGCTCCAGGTAACACCCTAGCCAGGGTATGGGCGCTAGCTTATGTCAGCATTAGTGAGAGcggtaacccccctcccccccccacctcggaCTATGGTAGCCCGCAGTGACTCTGATTCTGACTCTTCCCCTGACAGCATTAACGAAGAACTAGCCCCAGCTACTGTCATGCAGAATGCCTTGAAATCATTTAAGAAAAAGCAGCTACGAGTGTATGGGGTGCAGATGCCGGGCCTTCATTTGTCCCACAGGGCTGTAACCAAGGAGGAAGTTTTAGGTGGGATTAACTCTCTTGCTTGTAGTGTTtccaaaaaaatcaagaaaaaaaaaattagaaataggAATCTATAGATAAATTCTCTCTGATGATCAGGGACCACGACAGTGGTGAGGATGAAGCAAAGGTTAAGGAGGCGGGAGGAGAGGCAAAAGAGAAGTGtcataaaatctttaaaaatatacacaattGGGTAGCAGCGTTTCAGATCTTCATGAGCATCAAAGTAGAATGCGAGCCAGAATCAGATATTTAGACACAATCATGAAGCTGCACATGATGTTGggcatggtttatttatttatttgatgagatttatataccgtcattcagtagagccatcataacggtttacaaagtgtacatttttcttagcaattTTGTAACAGTATAACAATGTGAACATTTATagaaataaacatatcaagtccagaaagcattattaggttggatgaggagggtatgcatgttcaggttggagagaatgtattaagaggtttatagcTGAGAGTTGAGATGATCAGAcgtatgaaggtcagtgtagaatttgcgaaacagtgTTTAttggtcttttttgaatgtttttaggttgtgctgggttctcaggactttaggtagggtgttccaaagtttcggGGAGGCgatggaaaaggctctctctTCTTGTTGTTGCCAGATGCACatctttgatggggggggggggatgtttaggtaacctgagttattagagcgtagatttcttggaggattttgaggaattatgtttagggtgtttagaccttgatgatcattgtttagaattttgtaaatgatggtcattgatttgtaagcaatacctgctgtaatagggagccagtgaagtgaggtcaatatgggcgttatgtggtcacttctttttgttcctgttaggactctggcagctgagttctgcagtatttggagtggtttgaggattGAAAAAGGTATTCCGAtcagtaaggagttgcaatagttgaaggtggagaaaataagtagttgtaggacagttctgaaatcgtaagggttgagaaatggtttcagatgtcttagggttaggagtctgtggtatccttctttagttttatttgatatgtggttctagaaagaaagatctttatcaatgataattccgaggttcctggtgtgggtggtagggagtatagatatcatttgtttgtctggtattgtcaggggtggtggAGTTGGATTGTGTTTTTTGTCCATGATTGAACTAGGATATGAAGTTTCGGAGGAGCATGGCAGAGGACAGCTCTGTCTCCTAAGAGAGGACGAGATGACGATGCACAGGTCATCAGTATTGGAGAGGCTGGGGTTCAACACTGCTGGGCTCATGGGATAAAACACAGCTGCCCACTGGAGGGAGGCAGGACACTTGTAGGCAATTCAATGCTGGTCACTGCATGTGGGCCCACTGCAAATTCAAGCAGGTCTGCTACTCTTGCAGTTTTGGTTCGCACCTGGCGAATCAATGCCGGGCCACAATAGATCATAGGCAGCAGCCCCCTACCCCTGCTTGCAGAGCAGGTGGTTTTAGCACCTACACCGGTCAACATTGATGCCATGAAGCCGTGGCTAGAGCGCTATCCCTTGCGAAGTGAAGCTGTAGAGCTTATGGCATGTTTCACTGCCGATTTTCCTATCCCCTGCCATTCTGACTCCCCAGCCCAAGTTTACCCCATTCGCAATGCAAAATCCTTATCTGCCCACAAGTCCGAGGCAGAAAGAAAGATTTTATCTGAAATCGCTCTGGGTAGGGTCATGGGCCCTTTTGCATCCCCCTTTTCTGAATATGGCGATATCCCCTTTGACAATGGTTCCAAAGGAGGAGTCCGGGAAGTTCAGGCTCATTTACCATTTGTTTTATCCGCCAGTAAATTCTGTGAAAGATCTGAATGAGCCTCAGTTGTGTGTAGAATCTTATGCATTCTTCGATTCGGTGATAGCAATCATCAGGAAGAAGGGTGACTGGGTGGAGCTGGCATAGGCAGATAGAGTCCGCATTTGAcaggcagactgagcatgcccagcctatCTGCACGTTcatgtgaggtcccccttcagtcttgtaacatagcaaAAATATGAGCGagaaaatttaacaaaataaaccAAAGGTGAACCCAACGTTgtggggaggcgggcgggattcctgagggctaacatcctgctgctctaggagaacacctgttacaagtaagcaaatgcgctttctcctaggacaagcaggatggtagtcctcacatgtgggtgattacagagctccagactgccccatgTGATAGAGGGACCCACAGTAGCCAAACAAGGTGCtaacgggcacaacacaactgcggcgcTGTGGGAAAACAGGGACAGTCTGGCCCCACAGACAGCATGATGAAAACAGTTGGGTTCAAGACTAGAATAGATTGCAGAGGGCAGACTGACCAAAAGCACTGTCCTGGCAACTATTCCTGTTGAGACAATAGTGAGccgcgaatgtgtggagagaactccaggtcgtgGCCCTGCAGATCTTGGTGACATGGACCACACACAGATGGGTCACCATAGCccacagagtgagccttcaccctgccagccagctggaggcatgcctgctcgtagcagaaggcaatgcaagcTGCTAGTCAGTTGGAAAGGATCTGCTTCCCCACTGCTGTTCCCAGCCTATTGGtatcaaaagacacaaagagtTGGATAGACTGTCTATGATTCTCTGTACGGTCCAAGTAGAAAGCAAACACCCACTTGCAGTCTAGGGTGTGGAGAGCACGTTCCCCCTGGTGGGCAGAACGTGGTAAGGATGATTGACTGTGATGTGGAAAGCAATCATCATCTTTGGCAAAACTTTTGGATGCGTGCGCagcaccacacgatcatggaagaatttcGTCTAAGGAGCGTAAGTGACCAGGGTctggatctcactgaccctgcgagtggAAGTGATCGCCAAcaggaacataactttccagatgaggaacttcaggtcacaggatttgagaggctcGAACGGATGACATATGAGCCTCGCCAGGACAGCGTTGAGATCCCACGGGGTTGCTGGTGGGGTTGAACCAGTCCCTGCATGAATTGCCTGACCAGTGGCTGGACTGAAATGGGCGCCCCGGCAACCCCCTGGTGGTAGGTGCTGAGGGCGCTAAGGTGTTCTCGGACCGAGCTGGTTTGGAGGCCGGCCTCAGACAGGTGCCAAGGATAATCCAGCAGACGGGGGAGCAGACAGGAGAAAGGTCCAGTCCGTGGCCACCGCACCAGGTGGAAAAACGCTTCCACTTAGAGCTGTAAGATTTCCAGGTGGAAGATTTCCGGGATTCAATAAAGACCCTGGAGACCCCATCCGAGAGCTGTAAGGGCTGGAGGATCATGaactcaacatccatgccatgagggCCAGGcccggaggttcgggtggcgcagggtgccctggGTCTGCGAGAGGAGGTTGGGAGTCGTCCCCAGCGGAACCGGTGCGCTCATGGACAGGTCATGGAGCAGAGGAAACCACActtgccttggccaggagggtgccaccaggatcatggtccccccaTCCTCTTGCAGCTTCATCAGAGTCCTCGAGAGGAGCGGCATAGGGAGGTTCGCACACAAGAAAACCTGTCCCCACTGAAGGGAGAACGTGCCGCAGGTCGGATGGTCCTTCCCCGGAATCAGGAAGCAGAACACGCTCACCTTGTGACTGTGGGGAGAGGTGAACAGGTCCATGTCCAGTGTGCCTCAGCAACAGAATAAGTTGTCTGCCACTGCCAGGTTCAGGGATCACTCGTGTGGCTGAAAAGACTGGCTGAGGCGGTTCGCTAGCATGTTCAGGTGACCTGGCAGGTAGGTGGCCGTGGATACATCCCTCTGGAAAGGGCCCAATCCCAGGCCTGTATCACTTCctggcagagggggaaggagcctgtgccgccctgcttgttgatgtaccacactgccacctggttgtccgttctgATGAGGACGACCTTGGaggacagcctgtcctggaaggcccacaaggCATAACGGATTGCccgcagctccaggaagtttatctggcagcagGCCTCTGCTGCAGTCCAAAGGCCCTGGGTATGCAGGCCATCTGTGTGGGCCCCCCCACCTCTGAGGTgaggcatcggtggtgagggTCATCTGGGGTGGTGCGAGCTGAAATGGGAACCCAATTTCAAGATTGGGCAGGGCCTCCCACGAAGTCAGGAGGCCAGGCGAAGAGGGTCCGGATGCCAGATTCTGAGATGCCTGCCGCCAGTGGAACTGCAAGGCCCACTGCAGGTCTCTCATGTGAAGACGGGCCAAGGGGGTCACGTGGACCGAGACCACCATATGGCCCAGCAGGTGGAGCAGCAGACGGCCGGCACCCTCTTTCTGTTGCGAACGATGGTGGCCAGTGAAGAGAGGTCAACCGCTCGATGcctgggcagaaaagcttttgcttgtgCTGTATCCAACCTGGCGCTGATAAAGTCCTTGAGATGGATTGAGATGTGACATGAGGAAAGTTGATATCGAATACCAAGGTTTGTAAGGTCTGAACCGTCAAGGCCAGTGCGCATTCAGGGCCCCGGAGTGTGAATTGCTCCGCATCAGCCAATCATTCAGGTAGGGAATGACGTGGACCGAGCGATGCccgaggtaggcagccaccaccaccaagcattttgtgaagacatgtggggctgagggcagcactttgtactgaaaatgtgctttccccaccagaaagcggaggtacttcctatggttggggacaattgcaatatgggcGACAGCCTCCTTTAAGTCGAGGGAGCAGTGCCAATCTCCTCTTAGGAGGAGCGGgatcagcatgcccagagagaccattttgaagttTTCTTTTACAAGAAATCGGTTTAACaccctgaggtcgaggatggggcgCAAGCTCCGATTGAAGGACGACCTGATGGGCGGACATACCCCACGATGGACAAGGGGGAGTggtctctgggagcctgctgaagttCAGGCAGTAGCCCTGGCAGACAACTGAGAGGACCCAACCG is from Rhinatrema bivittatum chromosome 2, aRhiBiv1.1, whole genome shotgun sequence and encodes:
- the NKTR gene encoding NK-tumor recognition protein isoform X3, with protein sequence MRMRGLAEARGSARSCNVRGCLLVRPAREASAHSSAVAAMGVKDRPQCYFEIEINREPAGRITFQLFSDVCPKTCKNFLCLCTGEKGIGKTTGKKLCYKGSTFHRVVKNFMIQGGDFSEGNGKGGESIYGGYFKDENFVLKHDRAFLLSMANRGKHTNGSQFFITTKPAPHLDSVHVVFGLVISGFEVIEQIENLKTDAASRPYADVRVTDTGVLVTESVKDGGLEKINKASSEAANVLSKSSSSESLLSASEFESEKNRKKKRKRRTKVKHVKKKRKEEREEKKSEEQVNKKAPSLSRHSDHNDANEEWSRDFGAKREKLVVRPEEIPPVPENKFLLRRDIPFLAQEPEPKPLTVTPVVSDQKPSVSKSGRKIKGRGTIRYHTPPRSRSCSESKDDESSETPPHWKEEMQRLRAYRSPSGEKWSKGDKLNDTYLSRWDERSLSQRSRSWSHDGYYSDRSRERVSHMKKHRKDKKKLKHKKKSKKQKHSKKHKLTKKEASPLPEAESSCSSSRRTKSSYEKEKRSCSSVSSRHSSKRDWSKSEKGHYSSSSRESQSYSRSISRSRSYSRESSRSRTVSKSSSRSRGRSRSKSRSKRSRSKSRSTSYSGSRSVSSSSSKSRDRRTVSGSPKKVIVHAFKSKPNKPEPVIPISQAKDKLLVPPVLTESIPVMPLSDSPPPSRWKPGQKPWKPSYERIQEMNVKTSHLMPAQIGNYALIKTREASVASYHKHERSSDSEQSDSSKYRSDRSSGRRRRSKSRSSRSRSYTRSYSRSRSSRSQSKCHSDSSSYNRSSSYDSYCKNRSPRKRSTSSEKNFDSRNKKSSSESDLDRPQNNRFYQSPKPNKSVSTSGSSTDSEIERKLLTVLEVVKSLNSDQEQDQCKLNNNGEEQKSRLENNEEYEHSNKETSVKDVVSEKCRNDENMNASSNAFSKLESPSYSQKENTSYREMSDKEEGEATSESDTPVSDSKSRSKTISESSDIVPSFVSDSNPQKLSKQQSSDSESSQSSSENNRRKSKKHKKLSQKGNIGKVKRVKNKSKETNDKKHKGQKRKPAFHWQPPLEFGEEEEDDMVLEKTALQIDKENEKQCDVCDKTEKSSEGTRQVKRYAVYDHSPDHTPLNKEITKQKYSFSTLSPKQNLDVVEENSFASKKIKISQVESEDETQMDNITNFDQTSNAAVTAEGLSPVGTKFNTNSGKTETQYLQTNQLIGGLVNHGNIGNETAGAKEENVEIDDSNSSDFPAIEENVNTEKPEVAQSLTVDNKWKPVQAASSLQINTSVSLLEVLNSTVEPEVKPQGLRIEIKSKNKVRPGSLFDEVRKTARLNQRPRNQESSSEEQSPSRDGKSRSRSLSRSRSKSKSKSRDRTKSRTRTPSSSPSRSRSRSSSYSYRSRSYGSRRNRRLYSREWTRSRSSSYNSYRSRSRTYSRSRSRSSSSGHHRRSRSRSYTYDSYYSRSPSRSRSKRSYSYRRSHSSDRRSRSQRSRSYSGSDRSSSHHRSPSESSSYS
- the NKTR gene encoding NK-tumor recognition protein isoform X2 — protein: MRMRGLAEARGSARSCNVRGCLLVRPAREASAHSSAVAAMGVKDRPQCYFEIEINREPAGRITFQLFSDVCPKTCKNFLCLCTGEKGIGKTTGKKLCYKGSTFHRVVKNFMIQGGDFSEGNGKGGESIYGGYFKDENFVLKHDRAFLLSMANRGKHTNGSQFFITTKPAPHLDSVHVVFGLVISGFEVIEQIENLKTDAASRPYADVRVTDTGVLVTESVKDGGLEKINKASSEAANVLSKSSSSESLLSASEFESEKNRKKKRKRRTKVKHVKKKRKEEREEKKSEEQVNKKAPSLSSRHSDHNDANEEWSRDFGAKREKLVVRPEEIPPVPENKFLLRRDIPFLAQEPEPKPLTVTPVVSDQKPSVSKSGRKIKGRGTIRYHTPPRSRSCSESKDDESSETPPHWKEEMQRLRAYRSPSGEKWSKGDKLNDTYLSRWDERSLSQRSRSWSHDGYYSDRSRERVSHMKKHRKDKKKLKHKKKSKKQKHSKKHKLTKKEASPLPEAESSCSSSRRTKSSYEKEKRSCSSVSSRHSSKRDWSKSEKGHYSSSSRESQSYSRSISRSRSYSRESSRSRTVSKSSSRSRGRSRSKSRSKRSRSKSRSTSYSGSRSVSSSSSKSRDRRTVSGSPKKVIVHAFKSKPNKPEPVIPISQAKDKLLVPPVLTESIPVMPLSDSPPPSRWKPGQKPWKPSYERIQEMNVKTSHLMPAQIGNYALIKTREASVASYHKHERSSDSEQSDSSKYRSDRSSGRRRRSKSRSSRSRSYTRSYSRSRSSRSQSKCHSDSSSYNRSSSYDSYCKNRSPRKRSTSSEKNFDSRNKKSSSESDLDRPQNNRFYQSPKPNKSVSTSGSSTDSEIERKLLTVLEVVKSLNSDQEQDQCKLNNNGEEQKSRLENNEEYEHSNKETSVKDVVSEKCRNDENMNASSNAFSKLESPSYSQKENTSYREMSDKEEGEATSESDTPVSDSKSRSKTISESSDIVPSFVSDSNPQKLSKQQSSDSESSQSSSENNRRKSKKHKKLSQKGNIGKVKRVKNKSKETNDKKHKGQKRKPAFHWQPPLEFGEEEEDDMVLEKTALQIDKENEKQCDVCDKTEKSSEGTRQVKRYAVYDHSPDHTPLNKEITKQKYSFSTLSPKQNLDVVEENSFASKKIKISQVESEDETQMDNITNFDQTSNAAVTAEGLSPVGTKFNTNSGKTETQYLQTNQLIGGLVNHGNIGNETAGAKEENVEIDDSNSSDFPAIEENVNTEKPEVAQSLTVDNKWKPVQAASSLQINTSVSLLEVLNSTVEPEVKPQGLRIEIKSKNKVRPGSLFDEVRKTARLNQRPRNQESSSEEQSPSRDGKSRSRSLSRSRSKSKSKSRDRTKSRTRTPSSSPSRSRSRSSSYSYRSRSYGSRRNRRLYSREWTRSRSSSYNSYRSRRTYSRSRSRSSSSGHHRRSRSRSYTYDSYYSRSPSRSRSKRSYSYRRSHSSDRRSRSQRSRSYSGSDRSSSHHRSPSESSSYS